From Salvelinus sp. IW2-2015 unplaced genomic scaffold, ASM291031v2 Un_scaffold5473, whole genome shotgun sequence, the proteins below share one genomic window:
- the mapk6 gene encoding LOW QUALITY PROTEIN: mitogen-activated protein kinase 6 (The sequence of the model RefSeq protein was modified relative to this genomic sequence to represent the inferred CDS: inserted 5 bases in 3 codons; deleted 5 bases in 4 codons; substituted 3 bases at 3 genomic stop codons): MAEKFESLMNIHGFDLGPRYMDLKPLGYGGNGLVFSAVDTDCDKRVAVKKIILTDPQSVKHALREIKIIRRLDHDNTVKVFETLGPSGRHLTDNILYFPLPVNSVYIVQEYMETDLCQLLERGLLSEDHARLFMYQLLRGLKYIHSANVLHRDLKPANLFVNTEDLVLKIGDFGLARIMDPHYSHKGHLSXGXVTKWYPVSSPAVSPNNYTRPLTCGAAGCIFAEMLTGKTLFAGAHXAWSRLQLILESIPVLREEDXAELHSVIPLHTRXHVPPHNPLAKLLPDVSPQAWHFLQKILTFNPMDRLTAKEALAHPYMSDYSFPLDEPVSLHPFHIEDEVDDILLMDRVTSHTWDRYAETYSSFSEGDWHLHTHSTLDTDEYRXGPRALSDQTDERGVQVDPRKYADGDREFLDDPSYGYSSLFTPERSWPDPDDEHLDLHHENKYCDLECSHTCNYKVASPSYLDNLIWRDSEVNHYYEPKLIIDLSNWKEQQSREKQAQAAGRDKEHKAQKSKCEKNGLVKAQMVLQVEKGPVEKDSQQEKNQTQTTQQNQGFDFDSFIAGTIKLSLRTEPSDVGLLGDVGLLSEVEVGLLSEVGLLSEVGLLSEVGLLSEVXLLNELNSSVSQLEAPRSGSMSKTISQEKEEKCLVNFAQVSITVGTAGSGARPAHPWESFGGGERVEERRGGCLMDGAGRWDXGKEEQLQKDSSYTSYLDRLFSRKDEGSGESAAGADTPEPEPSDVGGERERDEGGFLARSGEIMFNMQLDSLALPGFDATTDVPLKSIQASLAPSTVKSIQASLAPSTVKSIQASLAPSTVKCSPQIAHTTYSSFFKHLN; the protein is encoded by the exons ATGGCGGAGAAGTTTGAGTCTCTGATGAACATCCAYGGGTTTGACCTGGGCCCACGTTACATGGACCTGAAGCCTCTGGGCTACGGMGGSAACGGCCTGGTGTTCTCAGCCGTTGACACGGACTGCGACAAACGCGTGGCGGTGAAGAAGATCATCCTGACGGATCCTCAGAGCGTCAAACACGCCCTGAGAGAGATCAAGATCATCAGGAGGCTGGACCACGACAACACCGTCAAG GTATTTGAGACGCTAGGGCCCAGCGGTCGTCACCTAACAGATAATATTCTCTACTTCCCTCTCCCAG tgAACTCTGTGTACATCGTCCAGGAGTACATGGAGACAGACCTGTGTCAGCTCCTGGAGAGGGGTCTTCTCTCTGAGGACCACGCCAGACTCTTCATGTACCAGCTGCTGAGAGGCCTCAAGTACATCCACTCTGCCAACGTACTGCACAGAGACCTGAAGCCTGCCAACTTGTTCGTCAACACAGAGGACCTGGTGCTGAAGATAGGAGACTTTGGGCTGGCTCGGATCATGGATCCTCACTACTCACACAAG gGTCATCTTTCTTGAG TGGTGACTAAATGGTACCCGGTCTCCTCGCCTGCTGTCTCCCCTAACAACTACACCAGGCCATTGACATGTGGGGCT GCCGGATGCATCTTCGCCGAGATGCTCACCGGG AAAACGCTCTTCGCAG GAGCACATTGAGCTTGGAGCAGATTGCAGCTCATCCTGGAGTCCATCCCTGTGCTGAGAGAAGAGGA GGCAGAGTTACACAGTGTTATCCCCCTTCATACACGGTGACATGTCCCACCACACAACCCACTGGCCAAGCTACTGCCTGACGTCAGCCCACAGG CCTGGCATTTCCTGCAAAAGatcctgacctttaaccccatGGACCGTCTGACAGCGAAG GAAGCCCTAGCCCACCCCTACATGTCTGACTACTCCTTCCCCCTGGACGAACCCGTCTCCCTGCACCCCTTCCACATAGAGGATGAGGTGGATGATATC TTACTGATGGACAGGGTCACAAGCCACACCTGGGACAGGTACGCGGAGACATACT CCAGCTTTTCTGAAGGGGACTGGCACCTCCACACCCACAGCACTCTGGACACTGACGAGTACAG TGGACCTCGGGCTCTGTCTGACCAAACTGACGAGAGAGGAGTCCAG GTGGACCCTCGTAAGTATGCAGACGGAGACCGGGAGTTCCTGGACGATCCTTCCTACGGCTACTCCTCCCTCTTCACTCCCGAACGCTCGTGGCCCGACCCCGATGACGAACACTTGGACCTTCACCACGAGAACAAGTACTGTGACCTGGAGTGTTCCCACACCTGTAACTACAAGGTGGCGTCTCCATCCTACCTGGATAATCTGATCTGGAGGGACAGCGAGGTCAACCACTACTACGAGCCCAAACTCATTATAGATCTGTCCAACTGGAAGGAGCAGCAGAGTAGAGAGAAACAGGCCCAGGCTGCAGGCAGAGACAAGGAGCACAAGGCCCAGAAGAGCAAGTGTGAGAAGAACGGCCTGGTGAAGGCTCAAATGGTTCTACAGGTAGAGAAGGGCCCCGTGGAGAAGGACTCCCAGCAAGAGAAGAACCAGACCCAGACTACTCAACAGAATCAAGGCTTTGACTTTGACTCCTTCATCGCCGGCACCATCAAACTGAGCCTGCGAACTGAGCCCAGCGACGTTGGACTCCTGGGGGACGTGGGACTCCTGAGCGAGGTGGAAGTGGGCCTCCTGAGCGAGGTGGGCCTCCTGAGCGAGGTGGGCCTCCTGAGCGAGGTGGGCCTCCTGAGCGAGGTGMGCCTCCTGAACGAGCTCAACTCGTCTGTGTCCCAGCTGGAGGCTCCGCGGTCAGGCTCCATGTCCAAAACCATCAgccaggagaaggaggagaagtgtCTGGTCAACTTTGCTCAGGTCAGCATCACCGTGGGGACCGCTGGGTCTGGGGCGCGTCCCGCACACCCCTGGGAGAGCTtcggagggggggagagggtggaggagcgGAGAGGTGGGTGTCTGATGGACGGGGCGGGGCGCTGGGACYTTGGGAAAGAGGAGCAGCTCCAGAAGGACAGCTCCTACACCAGCTACCTGGACAGACTGTTCAGCAGGAAGGACGAGGGCAGCGGGGAGAGTGCTGCTGGCGCCGACACCCCAGAACCCGAGCCCTCGGatgtgggaggggagagggaacgGGACGAGGGGGGCTTCCTGGCGCGGAGCGGAGAAATCATGTTTAACATGCAGCTGGACTCTCTGGCGCTGCCGGGGTTCGATGCTACGACTGACGTGCCGCTCAAATCCATCCAggcctccctcgctccctccacgGTCAAATCCATCCAggcctccctcgctccctccacgGTCAAGTCCATCCAggcctccctcgctccctccacgGTCAAGTGCTCTCCTCAGATCGCCCACACAACCTACAGCAGCTTCTTCAAGCATCTGAATTAG